The genomic interval TTTTGCTCAGGTAGTACGAAATGCTCGACCGCCGGTAACTGATGAGTGGTGCACGAACTTTTTTTTAGTTGGCCATGCTCAGTATTTCAATGTTTTCTAATTTTTTAGAAGATAATATTATTTTCACAATTGTCATATATGAATGTCAAACAGTTTATGAAATTGTCACGAATTTCAAAAATGTTGAGGATTTCTAAAATATAGTCATAAATGTAAAAACTATTTGCAAGAATTAATTATTTTCATCAATTTGAAAAACATTttataattttaaaaaaatctcACACAATTATAAAATGCTCGTAAAACTTTATAAATGttcacaaatttttaaaaatgcCGAATTTTCAAAGTGCTGATATTTTAGAAAATATTAATGAACTTCAAAATATGCAAAAAATTATAGAAAAGCCCATGGAAAGTAAGGAATGATGATTTATACAAATGTTCAAGGGTTTTAGAAAAGGTTCATGAATTTTAAGATCATAATAAAATAAAGGGAAACAAACATAAACAAAAAGGAAGAAATAAAAAAGGATAATGAAAAAAGAAAGGGAAAATGAACAAAATATAGAAATAAAAGGATACAAAATATAAAGGTGACATAAACAGAAAATGGAAGAAAAAACAAGTAATTCCCCGAAAATGGAAGAAAACCCAACCAGAAAGCTACAGAAAACTAGAAACAACTAATCCTATATACCTAAGAAGTTCATCCCCACTACCTTATTTATATCAACATGCACACATGCCACATCATCTACTCCACTACATTTATTTcttcaaacatgcatgcatgaaAATGCTACCTATACTAATTCCCTCACCATGAACACATACCACTTTATCAACTCCACTACTtttatttctctcaacatgcatgAGAGATACAACTTAATATTTATTTTGTAATAATATATAATCAAATAAAAATGTATTTTAAATCTTTAGTGCCATATTCAAATGCATGGAAACAAAATAACAAAAATAATATATCACAACCAATTCCCCCATGTTCCTGCTGCAACGCGTGGGGTGTCGTCTAGTATAAGAAAAGGAATCAGCGAACCAACTCTTGCTAGCGACACGAGTGAAATGGAAGTGGGCCTGGCCTAGAATGATCAGAGAGGGCGCATGTTTGTTTTAGTGTAAATCCCAAAATTTGAAAAACAATCGCTAATTTATAATGTTACTGTGAATTTCCGAAAATGATTATTTAGTAGTACTTATGAAATGTCTGTGTATTTTATAATATGTTCACAAAATTTTAAAATGTTCATCGAAAGTAAAGAATGCTGGATTATAATTTCTTTTTGTAAAATATCCTGAATATTTTAGATATAATAAAATGAGAAAGGAACCACACAAAAATGCCACTAAGAAataagaaataaaataaaatgaaaattaaaaagaaacgtaaaaaagaaataaagaagaaaataaataaaaatataaaaaatcaaatagaaaaataaaaggaaaattaTATATAAAAATAAAAACCAAAATAAGCGATAACAGAAAATTATTTGTTGAGGGGAAAAAATTAACAGAAAACTAGACTGATAAATAAAAATGGTAAATGTATCTTCCGAACATTCGGAAGATTGCGAAAGATCCGAACGACCAGATCCCTCCCACTCCCGATTCCCTTTCCCCCTTTTTTTTCTTGTTAACTGCCATCGTAGGCGAAAAAGTTAAAAAATAAATTGCCACAGCCAGGGTTCGAAATCGAGTCTCCTAGAGAATACCTATCACGGGCAACCACCACACCACTACAAGTCTTTTAGCAGAGTAAATGATAATCATCATACTTGACCTATAGAGTGACGTCACCACAATTAAAACACTTTTTTTTAGCAGTTTGCATGCTTTGTCCATGAAACTAATTTCAAGGCATTATCTTCTTCCATTCGTTTGTCTGCCAATGATAGTACTTTTTTTCTCTGAGCAATTTAGTGGTAGTGATGGAATGAATGAGTTCGAAAACCTTTGCTTGTGGTGTCTATGACCATGCACATCACATATTCGATGTTATGCATATCAACCTTTTATGTAAAATTTTCGAGAAAAAGTAATCGTCTAAAGTGGGACTCGAACCAACAACCCCTATGATGTAGCAATGCTGTACTGACTAACTCACCATGTCTTGATTGTTGTCCGATAAGTAGAAATATGACAATTAATCTTTTCTTCACTTTTATATGAGCCAAAAAAACATTTTTGGTCTTGTGTTTTTTTTGGATTCCTCAAGTTGTCTTGTAGTCTTCCATATACCAAGGGGTTGTATACTTTATCCATGTAGCCTCGTTGTAAATATCATGGCAACTTTACATGAGGGACTTTTTGGGTTGAAATATACCACGGTAACTTCTGTGCAAATGTCATGGTAATTTGTGCACCAGGACCCGATAACTTACGTATAAATGTCATGGTAACTTCGACCGAGGGTGGAAAAATTATTAAAACATCTCCCCGATAATTTATGTGTAAACAACATGTTTTTTTATTCATGGCAACCCTGATAACTTAGGCACAAACACCACAACAACTTTGACCCGAAGGAAAAAAGTTGTCAAAATGTACCCCCAGTAACTTTTGTATAAACATCATGATAATAACTCATCATATACATGATAACTTAGGTACAAACACCATGATAACTTGGACCCCGAGGAAAAATTGTTGAAAAATATAACCTCGATAACGCTTGCGTGAATATCATGGTAATAGAAGCACCACATACCTGATACTTAGGTGAACCgcaaggggggaggggggattTGTTGGAAAACATATTCCCGATACTTGTGCAAATAACACGGTATTATACACAATGGAGTTGATAACTCGCTACAAAACCCACTGTAACTTTTGACCCCGGGATAAATGTTTGTTGGAAACATACCCTAATAATTTCTGtgtaaataacatggtaatatacATACAACAGAGCTGATAACTTACTTAATCTAGATGTGGTAACTTTTTGATCAAGGAAAAATGTTGTTAAAAAATACCTCCAAATAACTCACGTGTAAATAACATGATAATACACGCACATGAGAGATGATAACTCATATACAAATATCACAGTAATTTTTTGACCGAGTTAATAAAAATTGTTGAAAAACATACCCCGATAATTTTTCCGCAACATGATAATATACACAACAAAGCTGATAACTCACTACAAACATCATAATCACCTTTTGACCCTGGGAtaaaagtttgttgaaaacacaCCCACGAAAACTTTTCTGTAAGTGACACGGTAACTTATGTATGACAAATGTGATAACTTACGTAGCCCAGATGTGGTAACTTTTGGTCCGAAAAAAAGTTATCGGAAtatatcaacatgggatctagtttcgaagatctcgtcGAGAAGATTTTTTTTTGTGAAGACGGTTTTTCAATCGAAGCGACGGTTTGAGCTACAAAACattttgaaattttaaaaaaatctAGGATGACATCATCTTTTCGTCTTTTAGTGCACATATGCATGTAATTAGAGGGAGGAGCGCATGTGAAAGGAAAATTAATTATTTTAATGCATGCATGTATATAATTAGAATGGAATAAGAATAGTTTTTGCCTATTGCTAAAATCCGAACGTTTGGTAGTTATAAAAGTCCAAATAAAAAAGTACCAACAGAACATAAAAACAGCGGAACCAACTCGTGCCAGCGACAAAAGATAAATGTAAGTGGACCTAGCCGAAATATGATTGGAGAGGTTGCATGTTTGCTCACCCTATGTGTCGCCTTACGCACGGAACAGGAAGGGCATGGACTGGGTGTACTAATGATTTTGGTAAATATCTAACCAACCAAGAGCCAAAGCTTGGTCTTGAACATTTTTTTGTTATAATTTCCTCAAAAAAATGGTAGAGTTAACTTTGTTTATCAGTCAAACATACCCTAGACGAAGGGGCATGAGTAGCTACTCATGGCAACTCAGAGTTGTCTCTGTGAAATAACCTGGTCAGAAGAGGAACGTTAGTCGAGGAGCCACCCAAAGTGTGTACTGTGTAACCAAATCAAGCATAGAGTTTACACACAGCCTGCGGGCATCCATGACACGCAAGTGCATATAGTTGACAGACACACATGACAACAAGTTTCTTTAACAGGGTTATGAGCATGCCCTCCAAACACAGACACTCCTTGAACACGTCTACATGCCAGGAATCACACAGGGCCATCATCTTTTTGCTTCAAATTCTACTACCGAGGACCAATGGCCGCGATCTGCTGCTCCAACTGCACAAAAGAATAACAGGTTAATGACTACGGCCGGTCTACGACTCAGGTCACATGGTTTCACAAATCAGTTATAAGTTGGTCCGCATCTTACTCCAATACTTGTTAAGTTATGATGGGAAACAAAGAAATTCCACTTCTTAGAGCTACCCCATACATCTAGTACAAGTGATGACAAAAATAAGACATACACATTTCAAAGACCTCGACTTAAGTGTATTAGAAAACCGAAAAGTATATCTAGATAAATTTGAACACCAGAAAATTATTCTTTCTTACCCTAAATGAGGATATATGACCAATCTATGGATATATTATGATACTAGTGACACGTTGGAAGTCAAAAGCCAACGTATGCACAAAAGGTGTTACCCGTATCATGGTGTGGAGCTTGTCGCGCACATCAGAAAACTCATTCGTGACAAGCGCCAATGCCATGAGACACCTGGAATAACGTAAACATGCACATTGTCAAATTCTGGAGACGTCGAGCGAACTGAATGAAAATGGTTCAGAAAATGTAACCCTCTGTTCGAAAAAAACACACTAGCCATCTAAGAGTTCAGTTGTGCTATCTACAGAAGTCTAGAGACAACAAGTTACAAGATAATAATCAAAGATTAGCACATTCAGGTAATGAACTGAGTTCTACAAATCATGTCATTGCACATGAATTGAAGAAGCAGGTTAGATCTTAAGAAtactagattggtatgagttaaATATACGAAATCAGCTCGCCGGGTTTACATGCAAAATTATAAAAATACATAGAGAGGAGAATAATTACTTGTTAATAAATATAAATAAGGTACTGAATATTGACCCTTCTTTACTTTTTGCCTCATAAAACTGACGGAAGCGGTTGCAGGAGAGATTCACTTTCTTAGCACCAACACTGAAAACATACAAGAAGCGCCAATTAGGGAACAAGAAATTTCTCAAACTTATTAAACGCTGCAGCATATCGATATGCATAAGCATACTTGCGATGTCACAATAGTGCAAACGCCACAAGCCACATGCTCATGACGTACACACCCCACACCGACGGGTCCGAATAGAAACAACGTCATACCAGAAACCAGAAAATGAACATTGGTATTATGTGAAATAGAATATAATAAAGTACTAGATTTTTTTGGAGAACAACAAATTTCTCATGCCATTGGTCGAAATGCAGATTCAGTAACAAT from Triticum urartu cultivar G1812 unplaced genomic scaffold, Tu2.1 TuUngrouped_contig_10351, whole genome shotgun sequence carries:
- the LOC125526517 gene encoding histidine-containing phosphotransfer protein 2-like yields the protein GVVDEGFQHLQSVEQEGFLAEVVNLFLHDADTTSSTKNQPLVNSDGVGALVDELKGCSGSVGAKKVNLSCNRFRQFYEAKSKEGCLMALALVTNEFSDVRDKLHTMIRLEQQIAAIGPR